The following coding sequences lie in one Capnocytophaga stomatis genomic window:
- a CDS encoding TonB-dependent receptor family protein: MCRYKISSLMLCFAFGSLFAQEKEQKKDSIQQLEEVVITTNQILGSKFQARNRTGSAYYISPAEIQKLGYTDINRMLKAVPGVNVYEEDGYGLRPNISLRGTKAERSEKITLMEDGILAAPAPYSAPAAYYFPNAARMSAVEVLKGSSQVQYGPFTTGGAINMVSTPIPAKRSGKFNASYGVNNTYKAHVNFGDTRKHIGYLVEYLRFQSDGFKKFADDQRAGFKRNDFIAKFIAKTDKEEGVNHSVEFKFGYANEDSDETYVGLSEADFKINPYLRYAGSRVDNITTKHQQWVATYVLNISSLMKITTNAYYNTFHRNWYKLNDVRVGITSAEKRSVGQVLDDPETNHLYFDVLTGKTDYIGEGLIVRANNRDYFSRGIQTKFDYHFYLGDVFMDVEAGLRYHADAEDRFQWDDGYSIKGGQMQLFLAGIHGTQANRITSANALATYLLSKITYRSLTVSAGLRYEDVDLHKKDYTKADVRRSGKIRREVDNQARVLIPSLGLHYKLTRSLSVFSGIHKGFSPPSAGLNQKHESSINWELGSRLNTNNFTAEVIGFYNAYSNMLGSDLAAAGGSGTLEQFDVGEAMVRGAEVMLHYQPIPAGNALKLPLQLSYTYTDTEMLNSFEENTWGRVFVGDEIPYINKHSFNASLGAEYKGFELNIGVRYNGDMRTVPGQGVYAERNKVPAHTIIDASAKARINKYLTLTVNAVNITNKTYLVSRHPAGLRPGHPFGVYSGVIAKF; the protein is encoded by the coding sequence ATGTGTCGTTATAAAATAAGTTCTCTTATGCTGTGTTTTGCTTTTGGTAGCCTTTTCGCTCAAGAAAAGGAACAAAAGAAAGACAGTATTCAGCAGCTGGAAGAAGTTGTAATCACTACCAACCAAATATTAGGAAGCAAATTTCAAGCACGTAATCGTACCGGGTCGGCGTATTATATTTCGCCTGCCGAAATTCAGAAGTTAGGCTATACTGATATCAACCGAATGCTTAAAGCCGTTCCCGGAGTCAATGTTTATGAGGAGGACGGTTACGGACTTCGACCCAATATCAGCTTGCGAGGAACTAAAGCCGAACGCAGCGAAAAGATAACCTTGATGGAAGATGGCATCCTGGCGGCTCCCGCTCCGTATTCCGCTCCTGCGGCGTATTATTTCCCGAATGCAGCTCGTATGAGTGCCGTTGAAGTACTCAAAGGAAGTAGCCAAGTGCAGTACGGACCCTTTACCACAGGTGGAGCTATCAATATGGTTTCTACGCCCATTCCTGCCAAGCGTTCCGGTAAGTTTAACGCTTCTTACGGAGTGAATAATACCTACAAAGCTCACGTTAATTTTGGAGATACACGCAAGCACATCGGTTATTTGGTGGAATATTTACGTTTCCAATCCGATGGATTTAAAAAATTCGCTGATGACCAAAGGGCAGGCTTCAAGCGGAACGACTTCATTGCAAAATTTATTGCCAAAACCGATAAGGAAGAAGGTGTAAATCATTCGGTTGAGTTTAAGTTCGGGTATGCCAATGAGGATAGCGACGAAACTTATGTTGGTTTGTCCGAAGCCGACTTCAAAATAAATCCTTATTTGCGTTACGCAGGTTCGCGTGTGGATAATATTACTACCAAACATCAGCAATGGGTGGCGACTTACGTGCTGAACATTTCTTCACTGATGAAAATCACCACGAACGCTTATTACAATACTTTTCACCGAAATTGGTATAAGCTCAATGACGTTCGCGTTGGGATAACTTCCGCAGAGAAACGCTCCGTAGGTCAGGTTTTGGACGACCCCGAAACGAATCACCTTTATTTTGATGTGCTAACGGGAAAAACGGACTATATCGGCGAGGGGCTTATCGTTCGTGCCAATAATCGTGATTATTTTTCCAGAGGAATTCAAACGAAATTCGATTATCATTTCTATCTCGGAGATGTTTTTATGGATGTAGAAGCAGGATTGCGTTATCACGCCGATGCGGAAGACCGTTTCCAGTGGGACGATGGCTATTCCATAAAGGGCGGACAAATGCAACTTTTCCTCGCGGGGATTCACGGTACGCAAGCCAATCGTATTACTTCGGCAAATGCTTTAGCCACTTATTTATTGAGCAAAATTACGTATCGTTCGCTGACTGTTTCTGCCGGACTTCGATATGAAGATGTTGATTTACACAAAAAAGATTATACCAAAGCCGATGTTCGTCGCTCCGGAAAGATACGCAGGGAGGTGGACAATCAAGCACGTGTGTTAATTCCCAGCCTTGGGTTGCATTACAAACTTACGCGTTCACTTTCAGTCTTTTCAGGAATACACAAAGGCTTTTCGCCACCAAGTGCAGGGCTGAACCAAAAGCACGAAAGCAGCATCAATTGGGAATTAGGTTCACGCCTGAATACCAATAATTTCACTGCTGAGGTTATTGGGTTTTACAATGCGTACAGCAATATGTTGGGAAGCGATTTGGCTGCGGCAGGAGGTTCGGGTACTTTGGAACAGTTCGATGTAGGGGAGGCAATGGTTCGCGGGGCAGAAGTGATGCTTCATTATCAACCGATACCCGCAGGAAATGCTTTGAAATTGCCTTTACAGCTTTCGTACACTTATACCGATACCGAAATGTTAAATTCTTTTGAGGAAAACACGTGGGGACGCGTATTTGTGGGCGATGAAATTCCGTATATCAACAAGCATAGTTTCAATGCCAGTTTAGGTGCTGAATATAAAGGCTTTGAACTGAATATCGGGGTGCGTTACAATGGCGATATGCGTACTGTTCCGGGGCAAGGTGTGTATGCCGAGCGTAATAAAGTGCCTGCACATACCATCATTGATGCTTCCGCTAAGGCACGCATTAACAAATATCTGACACTAACGGTAAATGCTGTGAATATCACCAATAAAACCTATTTGGTATCGCGACATCCGGCAGGCTTGCGTCCCGGTCATCCCTTTGGGGTTTATTCCGGAGTGATAGCCAAGTTTTAG
- a CDS encoding TrkH family potassium uptake protein, whose protein sequence is MEYPINKSKLKTFFLVLHILLVVVLIADYGYSLPLWLDYCFLGFYTFSLVIAIFFHALKLYRSEERHFRIDLLDGISIAFIIICLYEQFIDDGTTLVVSDWMRWATILVLIRGANLPKIGYKRSVLNPAQLFIISFIGLIGVGTFLLMLPNSTYGDISLVDALFTSTSAVCVTGLSVVDIGTYFTRFGQTIIMLLIQAGGLGILTFASYFSYFFKEGATYENQIALSDITDSKKIGEVFTTLRRILVITFTVEIIGAFLIFININPKLIPQLGERIYFSIFHSVSAFCNAGFSTLSNGMMEAGFVTNYRFQLTIITLFVFGGLGFPIVINTLRYLKHLIKRYFLFFVYGRDNYIPWILTLSSKINLITTSILIVAGTGILYLKEYSSAFASHSGIGKFVTALFTATTPRTAGFNTIDFNQLQFSSIILIILLMWVGASPASTGGGIKTSTFAIGTLNFLSLAKGKKKIELFRREIADISVRRAFAVMSLSFIVIGAGIFLISDFDNNIELLDIAFECFSAYSTTGLSLGITGLLSDSSKVVLVGMMFVGRVSMLTILIAVFRKSKTLTYRYPGDEILIN, encoded by the coding sequence ATGGAATATCCGATAAATAAAAGTAAACTAAAAACATTTTTCTTAGTCCTCCACATTCTTTTGGTGGTGGTGCTAATTGCCGACTACGGGTATTCGCTTCCGTTGTGGCTCGACTATTGTTTTTTGGGCTTTTATACATTTTCATTGGTGATTGCCATATTCTTTCACGCACTCAAATTGTACAGAAGTGAAGAAAGACATTTCCGAATTGACCTTCTTGACGGAATAAGCATCGCTTTTATTATCATTTGTTTATATGAACAGTTTATTGATGATGGCACAACATTGGTTGTTTCCGATTGGATGCGATGGGCTACGATACTTGTACTTATCAGGGGAGCTAATCTGCCCAAAATAGGTTACAAACGTTCGGTTTTAAATCCCGCCCAATTGTTCATCATCAGTTTTATAGGTCTTATTGGTGTAGGTACATTTCTTTTGATGTTGCCCAATTCCACTTACGGGGATATTTCGTTAGTAGATGCCTTATTTACTTCCACTAGTGCCGTTTGCGTAACAGGATTAAGTGTGGTGGATATCGGTACGTACTTTACCCGCTTTGGGCAAACTATCATTATGTTGCTCATTCAAGCAGGCGGACTCGGAATACTCACCTTTGCAAGTTATTTCAGCTATTTCTTCAAAGAGGGAGCCACTTATGAGAATCAAATTGCCCTTAGCGACATTACCGATTCTAAAAAAATTGGGGAAGTTTTCACTACACTACGCCGAATATTGGTCATAACCTTTACTGTGGAGATTATCGGGGCTTTTTTAATCTTCATCAATATTAATCCAAAACTTATTCCGCAGTTGGGAGAACGTATTTACTTCTCTATTTTCCATTCCGTTTCTGCATTTTGCAACGCAGGCTTCTCGACCTTGTCCAACGGAATGATGGAAGCAGGCTTTGTTACCAATTATCGCTTTCAGCTTACCATAATAACGCTGTTTGTGTTTGGAGGATTGGGTTTCCCGATTGTGATAAACACCCTGCGTTACTTAAAACATCTTATAAAAAGGTATTTTTTGTTTTTCGTTTACGGAAGAGACAATTACATTCCTTGGATATTGACACTCAGTAGCAAAATTAATCTTATTACCACCTCAATACTGATAGTGGCAGGTACGGGAATCCTTTACTTGAAAGAATATAGTTCCGCATTTGCCTCACATAGTGGCATTGGCAAGTTTGTAACGGCATTATTTACGGCGACGACACCTCGTACGGCGGGGTTTAATACGATTGATTTTAATCAATTGCAATTCTCGTCTATTATTCTCATCATTCTTTTGATGTGGGTTGGGGCATCGCCGGCTTCAACAGGAGGAGGTATAAAAACGAGTACTTTTGCCATCGGTACGCTGAATTTTTTGAGTTTGGCAAAGGGAAAGAAAAAAATAGAATTGTTTCGCAGGGAAATTGCCGACATTTCGGTACGGAGAGCCTTTGCCGTAATGTCGCTTTCGTTTATTGTTATCGGAGCGGGAATTTTTTTGATTTCTGACTTCGATAATAATATTGAATTGTTGGATATTGCTTTTGAATGTTTTTCGGCATATAGTACAACGGGGCTGAGTTTGGGCATCACGGGGCTTCTCAGCGATTCAAGTAAGGTAGTTTTGGTAGGAATGATGTTTGTCGGCAGGGTGTCGATGCTTACGATACTCATTGCGGTATTCAGAAAATCCAAAACATTAACCTATCGTTACCCGGGAGATGAAATATTAATTAATTAA
- a CDS encoding potassium channel family protein has translation MKFIIVGLGNFGASLAQKLTKQGNEVIGVDSSMAKVTALKDKISHTICLNATDEQTVSDLPLKNTDVVIVGIGEDQGTNVLVSALFKNLGVKRLISRSINSLHEKILRAIGVDEIVRPEEETAERWTKKLTLKGVVDSFELNKNYSIVEVKTPRIFVGKTIEEVGFRANYNIVILTILSQSEKTSFLGKTKTITNVQGIPDPQTRLREDDILVVYGFNNDLYAFMKA, from the coding sequence ATGAAATTTATCATCGTAGGATTAGGCAATTTTGGGGCATCTTTGGCACAAAAGCTCACCAAGCAAGGCAATGAAGTAATTGGTGTGGATTCTAGTATGGCAAAGGTAACGGCGTTAAAGGATAAAATCTCGCATACTATCTGTCTTAATGCCACAGATGAGCAAACTGTGTCCGACCTTCCGTTAAAAAACACCGATGTAGTGATTGTAGGTATCGGGGAAGACCAAGGGACGAACGTTTTGGTGAGTGCTTTGTTCAAAAATTTGGGAGTTAAGCGTTTGATTAGCCGTTCGATAAATTCTTTACACGAAAAAATACTTCGTGCCATCGGCGTTGATGAAATTGTACGTCCTGAGGAGGAAACCGCCGAACGTTGGACAAAGAAATTAACCCTTAAAGGCGTGGTGGATTCCTTTGAGTTGAATAAAAATTATAGCATTGTTGAGGTGAAAACGCCCCGAATTTTTGTAGGCAAAACCATTGAGGAGGTTGGTTTCAGAGCCAATTATAATATTGTGATTCTTACTATTTTGAGTCAGTCCGAAAAGACTTCGTTTTTGGGTAAAACCAAAACGATTACCAATGTTCAGGGTATTCCCGACCCACAAACACGCCTGCGAGAAGATGATATTTTGGTGGTTTACGGTTTCAACAACGACCTTTATGCCTTTATGAAAGCATAA
- a CDS encoding SusC/RagA family TonB-linked outer membrane protein yields the protein MNQSMIKKLLYTIFLLCSQWAIAQQEVTGTVVDNQGMPLLGATVIVKERNVGVTTDIDGKFTTKAENGQTLVVSYIGFQTQRVKITASTMHIVLKEDVQELDAVVVTGYQKIKSRVFTGASASVKMEQVKMDGVADVSRMLEGRVAGLSIQNVTGTFGSAPRINIRGGASIIGNVQPLWVIDGAVYEDLVSLTLDQLVSGDAVTLISSAIAGLNAADIEDIQVLKDASATSVYGARALNGVIVVTTKTAKRDTPNRITYSYEQSFRQIPSYKDYDLLNSQETMSVYQELANKGYFSLRDALYGRRSGIYYQWYKGISTINPNTGTYYYENTEDAKRAFFKEREYVNTNWFNHLFTINPIQQHTLTFSGGGKNTTTYASLGLFNDKGWTITDRVQRITANLKSTFFITDDFKTTLSVQGNMRNQKAPGTFTQRKNTTIGSFERDFDINPFSYALGTSRTLRPRTNDGKLEYYRNNWAAFNILNEYENNYLDINLLDFKIQAEASYKINKDLEATALLSTRQASTSSAHFIKEPSNVVQAFRANETPWVAQQNIYLIKDKDNPLSQPKIGLTHGGIFNKTETTLKSYQARMALDYNKSLGEHDIKAFGFAEMRYADRTVNPFQGYGIQYDKGNQIFTNPLIFQKLIDEGNDYFAWLERYDRGLTFSLSGTYGYKGKYIFNTVLNYEGSNTAGKNSRSRWLPTWNVGGKWNIDQEDFMKDQKYFSTLAFRLSYGLTAKMNEQAINSNAVYKNVILNRFHFKDRENALRILHLENRDLTWEKMYELNLGIDAGFFNNRLSATIDIYQRNSFDLIDLIRTSGVGGQYYKYANFGDMRTRGVELALNSKNILTDDFKWTTNFTISYMNQKITRLLNTPNTFDMVAGAGRGNIVGFPKGSLFSFNYQGLNNYGLPTFDFGLYPLNDRAYGNIVGADFLDAQYSKSYLIYHGSIEPNVNGGLSNTFHYKNWEFSFFVTAQAGNKIRLNPSFDPTFADLNVFSTEYYNRWVAPGDEWRTEVPALPSQDLIRLIGEENIEKAYNTYNYSQNRVADGSFVRMKNISLGYNVPENVIKRYKMKSLNVRGQITNPFLIYSDSRLKGQDPEYYRSGGVSLPTPKQFTLTVNVGF from the coding sequence ATGAATCAATCAATGATAAAGAAACTATTATACACTATATTTTTACTTTGCTCGCAATGGGCAATAGCACAACAAGAAGTAACGGGTACTGTGGTGGACAATCAGGGAATGCCACTATTGGGGGCGACCGTCATCGTAAAGGAAAGAAACGTAGGGGTAACCACCGATATCGACGGGAAATTCACCACAAAAGCCGAAAACGGACAAACCTTAGTGGTAAGTTACATCGGGTTTCAGACCCAACGCGTAAAAATTACCGCTTCCACAATGCATATCGTACTAAAAGAGGATGTGCAGGAGCTTGATGCCGTAGTGGTTACGGGCTATCAGAAGATAAAAAGCCGTGTCTTTACAGGGGCATCGGCATCGGTAAAGATGGAACAAGTGAAAATGGACGGCGTGGCGGACGTGTCGCGTATGCTCGAAGGTCGTGTAGCAGGACTTTCCATTCAGAACGTAACGGGAACCTTTGGTTCCGCTCCGCGTATTAACATTCGTGGGGGGGCTTCCATCATCGGAAATGTGCAACCGCTGTGGGTCATTGACGGAGCGGTATATGAAGATTTGGTTTCATTAACGCTCGACCAATTGGTGTCGGGTGATGCCGTTACGCTTATCAGTTCCGCCATTGCAGGGCTTAATGCGGCTGATATTGAAGATATTCAGGTGCTGAAAGATGCTTCGGCGACTTCGGTGTATGGGGCAAGAGCCTTGAACGGCGTGATTGTCGTTACCACCAAAACCGCCAAACGCGATACGCCCAACCGAATAACCTATTCGTACGAACAGAGTTTCCGTCAGATACCTTCTTACAAGGATTACGATTTGCTCAACTCACAGGAAACAATGTCGGTATATCAGGAATTGGCAAACAAAGGCTATTTCAGTTTGCGAGATGCCCTTTATGGCAGACGCAGTGGCATTTATTATCAATGGTACAAAGGCATCAGCACAATTAACCCTAATACAGGAACCTATTATTATGAAAATACCGAAGACGCCAAACGGGCTTTCTTCAAAGAACGCGAATACGTCAATACGAATTGGTTCAATCATCTATTCACAATTAACCCCATTCAGCAACACACTTTGACTTTTTCAGGCGGAGGAAAAAATACGACTACTTACGCTTCATTAGGATTGTTTAACGACAAAGGTTGGACGATTACCGACCGCGTACAGCGTATCACCGCCAATCTCAAAAGTACGTTTTTCATCACGGACGATTTCAAAACTACGCTTTCCGTACAAGGAAATATGCGAAACCAAAAAGCTCCTGGGACTTTTACCCAACGCAAAAACACGACCATAGGTTCGTTCGAGCGAGATTTCGACATCAATCCGTTTTCGTACGCTTTGGGAACTTCGAGAACCTTACGACCACGCACAAACGATGGCAAGTTGGAATATTATCGCAATAACTGGGCTGCGTTTAATATTTTAAACGAATACGAAAACAATTATCTTGACATCAATCTGTTGGACTTCAAAATACAGGCAGAGGCTTCTTACAAAATCAACAAAGATTTGGAAGCTACGGCGTTGCTTTCCACGCGTCAGGCTTCGACAAGTTCGGCACATTTCATCAAAGAACCTTCCAACGTGGTACAGGCATTCCGTGCCAACGAAACTCCTTGGGTGGCTCAGCAAAACATCTATTTGATAAAAGATAAAGACAATCCGCTGTCGCAACCTAAAATAGGACTTACGCACGGAGGGATTTTCAACAAAACCGAAACCACGCTGAAAAGCTATCAGGCTCGTATGGCGTTGGATTATAACAAATCGTTGGGCGAACACGACATTAAAGCCTTCGGATTTGCCGAAATGCGTTACGCCGACCGCACCGTGAATCCTTTTCAAGGATATGGGATTCAGTACGACAAAGGAAATCAGATATTTACCAATCCGTTGATTTTTCAAAAATTGATTGATGAAGGCAATGATTATTTTGCGTGGTTGGAGCGTTACGACCGAGGGCTTACGTTTTCACTCAGTGGTACTTACGGATATAAGGGCAAGTATATTTTCAATACGGTGCTTAACTACGAGGGGTCGAATACGGCAGGAAAAAACAGCCGTTCGCGTTGGCTACCTACGTGGAATGTCGGCGGAAAATGGAACATTGACCAAGAGGATTTTATGAAAGACCAAAAGTACTTTTCAACCCTTGCTTTCCGACTTAGTTACGGGCTTACCGCCAAGATGAACGAACAGGCAATTAACTCCAATGCGGTATATAAAAACGTGATTCTGAATCGTTTTCATTTCAAAGACCGCGAGAATGCGTTGCGTATTTTGCACTTGGAGAATCGCGACCTTACTTGGGAGAAAATGTACGAACTGAATTTGGGTATCGATGCCGGATTTTTCAACAATCGCCTGAGTGCTACCATTGATATTTATCAACGAAATTCGTTTGATTTGATAGACCTTATCCGAACTTCGGGCGTGGGTGGGCAGTACTACAAATATGCTAACTTTGGCGATATGCGTACGCGAGGCGTGGAATTGGCACTCAACTCCAAAAACATCTTGACCGATGATTTCAAATGGACGACCAACTTCACCATAAGTTATATGAATCAGAAGATTACAAGGCTTTTGAACACGCCTAACACGTTCGATATGGTGGCAGGAGCAGGACGCGGAAATATTGTCGGTTTTCCGAAAGGGTCGCTCTTTTCGTTCAACTATCAAGGCTTGAACAATTACGGATTACCAACGTTTGATTTTGGATTGTATCCGCTTAATGACAGAGCTTACGGAAATATTGTAGGGGCGGACTTTTTAGATGCACAATACTCCAAATCGTATTTGATTTATCACGGGTCTATTGAGCCGAATGTCAATGGCGGATTGTCCAACACGTTTCATTACAAGAATTGGGAGTTTTCGTTTTTCGTAACGGCACAAGCGGGGAATAAAATTCGTTTGAATCCGTCTTTCGACCCTACTTTTGCTGATTTGAATGTATTTTCAACCGAGTATTACAATCGTTGGGTAGCCCCTGGCGATGAATGGCGAACCGAAGTTCCTGCATTGCCTTCACAGGATTTAATCCGACTTATTGGCGAGGAGAACATTGAAAAGGCGTACAATACGTATAACTATTCGCAAAACCGAGTAGCTGACGGAAGTTTTGTGCGTATGAAAAACATTTCGCTGGGGTATAACGTTCCTGAAAATGTGATTAAACGTTACAAAATGAAGTCGCTAAACGTTCGCGGACAGATAACCAATCCGTTTTTGATATATTCGGATAGTCGTCTCAAAGGACAAGACCCTGAGTATTATCGCTCAGGCGGAGTATCGCTCCCCACTCCCAAACAATTTACCCTGACGGTGAATGTTGGGTTTTAG
- a CDS encoding GIY-YIG nuclease family protein yields MKLYFVYILRCADNSYYTGVTNNLEERFRQHQEGYDTSAYTFSRRPVELVYYANFNDINQAIAFEKQVKGWSRKKKEALINEDWGKIKELSVCRNESHFKNNGNNLSE; encoded by the coding sequence ATGAAACTTTATTTTGTTTATATATTGAGATGTGCAGATAATTCCTATTATACAGGAGTTACCAACAATTTGGAAGAGCGTTTTAGGCAACATCAAGAGGGATATGACACGAGTGCTTATACTTTTTCTCGTCGTCCTGTTGAATTGGTATATTATGCAAATTTTAATGATATAAATCAAGCAATTGCGTTTGAAAAGCAAGTAAAAGGTTGGAGTAGAAAGAAAAAAGAAGCGTTGATAAATGAAGATTGGGGAAAAATAAAAGAATTATCTGTTTGTAGGAATGAATCGCATTTTAAGAATAATGGTAACAACTTGTCTGAATAG
- a CDS encoding RagB/SusD family nutrient uptake outer membrane protein, translated as MKSIIKITLASVLLASCQGFLDKDPDSSLNVAIDSEEKIAELLAGAYPEASYFAFLEARTDNVSERINGVHSRLNEAMYFWEDYDQEDLDTPLNYWNACYAGIAQANKALELLASYPKTERVKALYGEAFLLRAYLHFMLVNIWAEPYGTQKAQQSPGIPYLTKPEKHALVDYKRGTVAEVYEKIEKDLKLGVSLVNDDYYKNPKFHFNKKAAYAFASRFYLIKGEWDLVIEYANYVLGADSKQVLRNWAAYERKIRFNRKALYKEYTHTEDPANLLLTATESRIQRNILNEKYGVTGATVRNIFYSKGIDGCGEAGKNLNLITTYLFSSSEDAITNGLYIAKFDELSLFGSTGTRPKGLYVTNVLFSTDEVLLNRMEAYAMKREYDKSIDDLLDYWRGKYGGASLSCPRDAYTTVDSKYYETYTPFYGMTLKQLALIKIIVDFRQKEFLHEGLRWFDIRRFYIPVSRSSKNAIYRPLEKEDPRKLLQIPAEAINRGLEPNPR; from the coding sequence ATGAAATCAATCATAAAAATAACGTTAGCAAGCGTACTTTTGGCATCGTGTCAAGGTTTTTTGGATAAAGACCCTGATTCGTCGCTCAATGTAGCTATTGATTCGGAGGAGAAAATTGCCGAGTTGCTGGCAGGGGCTTATCCTGAGGCGAGTTATTTTGCTTTCCTCGAAGCCCGAACCGATAACGTATCCGAGCGAATCAACGGTGTACATTCTCGACTGAATGAAGCGATGTATTTTTGGGAAGATTATGACCAAGAAGATTTGGACACGCCTCTGAACTACTGGAATGCTTGTTACGCAGGGATTGCACAGGCGAACAAGGCTCTGGAATTGTTGGCTTCGTACCCCAAAACAGAAAGGGTAAAGGCTTTGTACGGAGAGGCGTTTTTGCTTCGGGCGTACTTGCATTTTATGTTGGTCAATATCTGGGCAGAACCCTACGGAACGCAGAAAGCACAGCAAAGCCCTGGTATTCCGTATCTTACCAAACCCGAAAAACACGCTTTGGTGGATTACAAACGAGGCACGGTTGCTGAGGTATATGAAAAAATCGAGAAAGATTTGAAATTGGGCGTATCGTTGGTCAATGACGATTATTACAAAAATCCGAAATTTCACTTTAATAAAAAAGCAGCATATGCCTTTGCTTCAAGGTTTTATCTGATAAAGGGAGAATGGGATTTGGTCATCGAATACGCTAACTATGTGCTGGGTGCCGACTCCAAGCAGGTGCTTCGTAATTGGGCAGCTTATGAGCGAAAAATACGATTCAATCGCAAGGCACTCTACAAAGAATACACGCACACGGAAGACCCTGCCAATCTGTTGCTTACCGCTACCGAATCAAGAATACAACGCAATATATTAAACGAAAAATACGGAGTAACAGGAGCTACGGTACGTAATATTTTCTATTCCAAAGGAATTGACGGTTGCGGTGAGGCGGGTAAAAACCTGAATCTTATAACTACGTATTTATTTTCATCGTCGGAAGATGCCATTACAAACGGATTGTACATCGCTAAGTTTGATGAATTGTCATTGTTCGGAAGTACGGGAACGCGTCCGAAGGGATTGTACGTAACTAACGTGCTGTTTTCCACCGATGAAGTGTTACTAAACCGAATGGAAGCCTACGCAATGAAACGCGAGTACGACAAATCCATAGACGACCTGCTTGACTATTGGAGAGGGAAATACGGAGGAGCGTCTTTGTCCTGTCCCAGAGATGCTTACACTACCGTAGATAGTAAATATTACGAGACTTACACGCCTTTTTATGGTATGACACTAAAACAATTGGCACTTATTAAAATCATTGTGGATTTCCGTCAGAAGGAGTTTCTGCACGAAGGGTTGCGTTGGTTCGATATTCGCAGGTTTTACATTCCTGTGAGCCGAAGCAGTAAAAATGCAATATATCGTCCGCTTGAAAAGGAAGATCCGCGTAAATTGTTGCAAATCCCTGCCGAAGCCATCAATCGAGGGTTAGAGCCCAATCCAAGATAA